Below is a genomic region from Isosphaeraceae bacterium EP7.
CATGAGCCCCGCTCACACCGAGCCGGGCCTGCGGCGGGGCTTCTCGGGGAGGGCACCTTTTGCAGGGGGAACTTTCTTGGGCGAGGGATCGGGCTTGACGATCGGCGAGCGGGGCTTGGTCGCCCCTGGCCGGACCTTACCTTGGGTCCCCTTGGGCGGACCGAAGAGGAGCGGCATCACGTCATCGAGGGTGTCGACGGTGTAGAAGGTCAGGTCGTCGCGGACCTCCTGGGGAAGGTCCGCCAGGTCCTTCGCGTTGTGGGTCGGAAGGATGACCGACTTGATCCCGGCGCGCCTTGCCGCCAGGACCTTCTCGCGGACCCCGCCGACGGGCAGGACCCGGCCCGTGAGGGTCACCTCGCCGGTCATGGCCAGGTCGCGGGGAATCGACTGCTTCTTGACCAGGCTCAGGAGCGCACCGGCCAGCGCGATGCCGGCCGAAGGGCCGTCTTTGGGGACGGCGCCGGCGGGGACGTGGACGTGGACGTCGTGCTCGCGGAAGAACTTGGCGTCGATCCCCAGGGTCGTCGCGCGGCTCCGCAGGTAGCTAAGAGCCGCCTGGGCGCTCTCCTTCATCGACTCGCCGAGCAGGCCGGTGAGGGTGAGCCCCCCCTTGCCCTGCATGGCTGTGGCCTCGATGAACAGGATCTCGCCGCCGGTGGGAGTCCAGGCGAGGCCGGTGGAAACGCCCGGATCGTCGCCGCGGTCGGCCATCTCGCGGTAATGCTTGGGCGGGCCGAGCAACACGGGCAGTTCGGCGGGCAGGACCGTTCGGGCGGTGCGGGTCCCCTCGGCGTGGCGGCGGGCGACCTTGCGGCAGACGGTGGCCACCTCGCGCTCCAGGTTGCGCAGGCCGGCCTCGCGGGTGTAGTCGGAGATGATCCGCGAGACCGTCTCGTCGGGCAGCTTGAGGTCCTTCTCGGTCAGGCCGTGGGCCTCGAGCTGCTTGGGGACGATGAACTTCTGCGCGATGAGGACCTTTTCTTCTTCGCTATATCCAGGCAGCTCCAGCACTTCCATCCGGTCCAGCAGCGGCGCCGGGATCGTGTCCAGCATGTTCGCCGTGGCGATGAACATGACCTTGGACAGGTCGAAATCGACGTCGAGATAGTGGTCGCGGAAGGTCGAGTTCTGCTCGGGGTCGAGGACTTCCAGGAGCGCCGCGGAGGGATCGCCCCGGAAGTCGTGGCCGAGCTTGTCGACCTCGTCGAGCATGAAGACCGGGTTATTGGTCTTCGCCTTGCGAATCCCCTGGATGATGCGCCCGGGCATGCTGGCGACGTAGGTGCGCCTGTGTCCGCGGATCTCCGACTCGTCGTGGACTCCTCCCAGGCTGATGCGCACGAACTCGCGGCCCAGGGCCTTGGCGATGCTCTTGCCCAGGCTGGTCTTGCCGGTGCCGGGGGGGCCTGCGAAGCAGAGGATCGGGCCCTTCATGTCCTTCTTCAGCTTGCGCACGGCCAGGTATTCGAGGATCCGGT
It encodes:
- the lon gene encoding endopeptidase La produces the protein MKKKSRRNPAKSDPAGQGAVAPDASATGLALVLSDREESVPPTLDRLPLLPLRTDVVFPQTVVPLVVNRPQGIRLVDEVLLGTKMVGLVTQRQPDIDEPSLNDLYPTVCLGSVLKMLKFPDGSTRIVCQGLVRGRLVEILQTEPFLIGRVEPCEDVEVEGVEADALVHHVNLLFQRMIEQSGQVPEELQVAAMNTREPGRLADLLGSSLPFTVEEKQNLLAEVDVKVRLEKLGQYLARQLAILELSSKIQAQVGSEITKAQRDHFLRQQIKAIQEELGEGEGDNPELDELWSRIEKAKPPADVLVEAEREMERLAGMHPSSAEYSIVRTYLDWLATLPWSKASRDRLDLKRARKVLDADHYDLEKIKDRILEYLAVRKLKKDMKGPILCFAGPPGTGKTSLGKSIAKALGREFVRISLGGVHDESEIRGHRRTYVASMPGRIIQGIRKAKTNNPVFMLDEVDKLGHDFRGDPSAALLEVLDPEQNSTFRDHYLDVDFDLSKVMFIATANMLDTIPAPLLDRMEVLELPGYSEEEKVLIAQKFIVPKQLEAHGLTEKDLKLPDETVSRIISDYTREAGLRNLEREVATVCRKVARRHAEGTRTARTVLPAELPVLLGPPKHYREMADRGDDPGVSTGLAWTPTGGEILFIEATAMQGKGGLTLTGLLGESMKESAQAALSYLRSRATTLGIDAKFFREHDVHVHVPAGAVPKDGPSAGIALAGALLSLVKKQSIPRDLAMTGEVTLTGRVLPVGGVREKVLAARRAGIKSVILPTHNAKDLADLPQEVRDDLTFYTVDTLDDVMPLLFGPPKGTQGKVRPGATKPRSPIVKPDPSPKKVPPAKGALPEKPRRRPGSV